From the genome of uncultured Bacteroides sp.:
AAAAATTCTGGGAGAAAAAAGCACCTTTGGGAGCTGCACATCGTAATGTTGCAAGAGATTTTCGTCTCTATATGCTTGTAGGAGGAATGCCACAGGCTGTAAATGAATATCTTGACACAAATAATATGCAGAAAGTGGATGAAGTCAAAAGAAAAATTATCAGACTATACGAAGATGACTTTCTTAAAATAGATCCGAGTGGACGTGCTTCTAAAATATTCATGTCCATTCCTTCTGCTCTTTCTAGAAATGCCAATAGATATGTACCATTTTCTGTACTAGGAAAGGTTGAAGAAGATAAGCTAACCGAAATACTTAAAAGCGTTGAAGATAGTAAAACTGTAAACTTCGCTTTTCATGCAGATGATCCCAATGTTGGTATGCCTCTGAATTCCAACTTCGATAAATTCAAACTATTTATAGCTGACATAGGATTATTTATAACATTGGCTTTTTGGGACAAGGACTATACCGAGAACATAATATACGAGAAGTTACTGAACAATAAACTGTCTGCTAATCTTGGATATGTATATGAAAACCTTATTGCACAAATGCTTATAGCAAAAGGTAACAGATTATTCTACCACACTTGGCAAAGAGATGAGAAGCACTATTATGAGATTGATTTCTTGTTATCTAAAAATAATAAGATATGCCCGATAGAAGTAAAATCATCTGGATACTCTACACACAAGTCGCTGGATGAGTTCTACAAAAAGTACTCAAATCGCATACTATGGAAATACCTGATTTACACAAAAGATTTGGCTAAGGATGCAGACACCATATTAGTACCAACCTATATGACAAGTCTGCTGTAATACTATTGACAAGGCGTAGAATTTAGTAAAATATTGATTTTAAATTCTGACATAAGGTATTTACTATTTATTTATCAGGAAAAACAGTATTTGAGACGTTTACAAGCAAAGGCAACGATGGCGAAGCCAAGCCCATCCCTAAAGCCGAGCGAAGCAACGGCTACCCATTCCACAACCCCACCCGAGCGATGGCGCAGCCGAGCGACCAGAAAGACCGGCCTCTTTTTTTTCCGTCAAGGGAAAAGAAAAGATATTTCAGCTATAACTCACAGATAAATAAGGCTTTATAAGAAAAATAAAAATGCCGTTTTTTATCAGGAACAATTCTTGTTTCTTTGCATTCGTAATTAAAACACATAAAAAATGAGCAAAATTAGTTCACCAAAAGTTTATTTCAAGAACCTTCCTGAATGGGACGGTACAGATCACCTTACAGCCTTTATTAACCGCGTGCAAACCACCAATCAGGCATTGTGGACCGAAACCCTAACCAAGTGGCTGTGCAATGTCGTAAGATCAGAACTATACGGCACACAGGACAAGACCATCATTCCACTTATTTATGGCGAGCAATCCTCTGGAAAGACAACGTTTATCCGTAGCATCCTCTCACCCCAGCTTGAAGAATACTACTCAGAGAAACTAATCGGCACGTACAACGAAGAAATCAAACCGCTTCTCGGGCCTATAATGCTTCACAGCATCTGCAAAGAGTGCCACATTGATTACGATGCCATCTTTTACAAAGATTTATATAAAAAGAAAAAAACAGGCAACCGTGTGCCCTCTTTAATTTACACCACCCACATGCGCCAAGAGGAATGTTGCGAACCTTTCGTTTATTTCGAAGCAACAAAACATATAGACAACGAAAGCCCGGTAAACTATGAACAGCTCTATGCACAGATTATGCAGAAGCTGGGAGAGGAATAAACAAAAAAAGCCGAGCGAAAAAACCGTCACGAAGTGACAGCCGAGCAAAGCAAAGCTAATTGGTCCACAACCCACCAGCGATGGCAAAGCCGAGCGACCAGAAGAACCGTCACGAAGTGACAAGCGAGCGAAGCAAATCTAATTGGCCCAAAACCCCACCCGAGCGATGGCGAAGCCGAGCGAAAAGAAAGACCGGCCTCTTTTTTTTTGCGTGAAGAAATTGGGAGGATTGTAGCGAAAAGAAGGGGGTGCTGTCTGAGCGAAGCGAGTTTCACCACCTTCCGCTACAAGCCTCCCTATTTTAGCAAAAAAAATGCAGCCTTGACTTTTTGTTTCTTTTGCGTCAAGGCAAAAGAAAAAGTATTGTATAAAGTTCCTTTTCAATGGTTTGATTTTATTTTTAATAAAATATCAGTCATCAGTTGCGCATTCAACGTCTTATCCAGCGCCTCATACTTAGAGCACTTGCTCTTGTACTCCGGCACAATTTCTTTCATGATCTTCACAATAGCCATATCATCGAACGAACGGGATGCTTCCAGTAAACGAATTTCGTTTTGGCTTGCAGTCTCGTAATCGTATTCACGAACGTTGGCAATCATAATCTTGGGGTGGTGTGTAGGCTTTGTTTGCTCTTCATCGTTCAGCACCTCCTCGAAAAGTTTTTCACCTTCACGAAGTCCTGTGAACTTGATTTCTATATCCTTAGCGCCGGAAAGACTGATCATGCGTGAAGCTAGTTGAGTAATCTTTACCGGCTCACCCATGTCGAAAACAAAGATTTCGCCACCTTTACCCATGGTACCTGCCTCCAACACTAACTTACAAGCCTCAGGAATCAGCATAAAGAAGCGAGTGATGTCCGGATGCGTAACGGTAAGCGGACCGCCCCTCTTTATCTGTTCACGGAACAGCGGAATTACCGAACCATTGCTTCCCAATACATTACCGAAGCGAGTGGTTACAAACTGAGTAACTCCCTTTACCCTCCCCTCTACAATAGCCTTATTGAGAGACTGACAGTAAATCTCACAGATACGCTTTGAACACCCCATTACATTGGTTGGGTTCACCGCCTTATCAGTGGAGATCATCACAAACTTTTTGGTGCCGTACTTCACTGCAAGGTTTGCAATTATACGTGTACCATAAATATTATTCTGAACAGCAATACCCGGGTTATGCTCCATCATGGGCACATGCTTGTAGGCAGCAGCATGGAACACGTAATCCGGCAGATGCATAGCAAAGATCCTCTCCATGTGTTTCTTGTTAGCAATAC
Proteins encoded in this window:
- a CDS encoding AAA family ATPase translates to MGKRIFKRKIYQDILRWKNENNGKSALLIEGARRIGKSTIVEEFARNEYDSYIIIDFNKVSNDIKSMFDDLMDLDFLFLRLQQAFHKTLTQRKSVIIFDEVQNCPLARQAIKYLVQDGRYDYIETGSLISIKKHTKDITIPSEEDRLQMHPLDYEEFRWTLGDTATIPLLEKFWEKKAPLGAAHRNVARDFRLYMLVGGMPQAVNEYLDTNNMQKVDEVKRKIIRLYEDDFLKIDPSGRASKIFMSIPSALSRNANRYVPFSVLGKVEEDKLTEILKSVEDSKTVNFAFHADDPNVGMPLNSNFDKFKLFIADIGLFITLAFWDKDYTENIIYEKLLNNKLSANLGYVYENLIAQMLIAKGNRLFYHTWQRDEKHYYEIDFLLSKNNKICPIEVKSSGYSTHKSLDEFYKKYSNRILWKYLIYTKDLAKDADTILVPTYMTSLL
- a CDS encoding VapE domain-containing protein, translating into MSKISSPKVYFKNLPEWDGTDHLTAFINRVQTTNQALWTETLTKWLCNVVRSELYGTQDKTIIPLIYGEQSSGKTTFIRSILSPQLEEYYSEKLIGTYNEEIKPLLGPIMLHSICKECHIDYDAIFYKDLYKKKKTGNRVPSLIYTTHMRQEECCEPFVYFEATKHIDNESPVNYEQLYAQIMQKLGEE